From a single Candidatus Cetobacterium colombiensis genomic region:
- a CDS encoding MATE family efflux transporter, translated as MKFKSIDLEKDSISKLFFNFSFPAVMGMLISAFYVIIDGIFIGRGIGGDGLAAINVAYPVITLTIALSLMFGTGGATIISIKQGEGNSKEVNRYFSHMVILNIISYLIICTLTLIFQDKITYMLGSSQKLFYLTKAYLIPGVIFSVFFMLSISLNAVVRNDNSPNFAMISMIIGAITNVILDALFILKFQWGMYGAAYATGIAQTASALFLISYFFKKDCKIKFKKEKLDLQIVKRICLNGFPSFVLEFAVAVITVLFNSTLMVLTGEIGVAAFSIIAYIFYVFRMIFNGLAQGIQPIISYNFGAKHWDRIKATLILGHKISLFVSVIILSFVYFKRNFIVEFFNGDLELVKLASRGLLIYSSAVIFLGANFINISYLQSMEKSTFANFLSFGRSFVFITIGIFTLPSLIGIDGVWLSLPFADFMTFLTGAILSLKNKIKKIS; from the coding sequence TATTGGTGGAGACGGACTTGCTGCAATTAATGTTGCTTATCCTGTAATAACTTTAACTATTGCTCTAAGTTTAATGTTTGGTACTGGTGGGGCAACAATTATTTCAATTAAACAAGGAGAAGGAAATTCTAAAGAAGTTAATAGATATTTTTCTCATATGGTTATCTTAAATATAATTTCTTATTTAATAATTTGCACACTAACTCTTATTTTCCAAGATAAGATTACATATATGCTTGGAAGTAGCCAAAAACTTTTTTATTTAACAAAAGCTTATTTAATTCCAGGAGTTATTTTTAGTGTTTTCTTCATGCTTTCAATATCTTTAAATGCTGTAGTAAGAAATGATAATAGTCCTAATTTTGCTATGATATCAATGATTATTGGTGCTATTACAAATGTTATTTTAGATGCACTTTTTATTCTTAAATTTCAATGGGGAATGTATGGGGCAGCATATGCAACTGGAATTGCACAAACAGCTTCTGCATTATTTTTAATTTCATATTTTTTCAAAAAAGATTGTAAAATTAAATTTAAAAAAGAAAAATTAGACTTGCAAATTGTTAAACGTATTTGTCTTAATGGTTTTCCATCTTTTGTCTTGGAGTTCGCTGTAGCAGTTATAACAGTTTTATTTAATTCTACTTTAATGGTTCTTACAGGAGAAATTGGTGTAGCTGCCTTTAGTATTATTGCATATATATTTTATGTATTTAGAATGATTTTCAATGGATTAGCTCAGGGAATTCAACCTATTATCAGTTATAATTTTGGTGCTAAGCATTGGGATCGAATAAAAGCTACTCTTATTTTAGGACATAAGATTTCCCTATTTGTTTCTGTTATAATCTTATCTTTTGTTTATTTTAAAAGAAACTTCATTGTTGAATTTTTTAATGGTGATTTAGAACTAGTAAAACTTGCATCTAGAGGCCTTTTAATTTATTCATCTGCTGTTATTTTCTTAGGAGCTAATTTTATCAATATATCTTACTTACAGTCTATGGAGAAGTCCACTTTCGCTAATTTTTTATCTTTTGGTAGAAGTTTTGTATTTATTACAATTGGAATATTTACTCTTCCATCTCTTATTGGAATTGATGGAGTTTGGTTATCTCTTCCATTTGCAGATTTTATGACATTTTTAACTGGAGCAATTCTCAGTTTAAAAAATAAAATTAAAAAAATCTCTTAA
- the mscL gene encoding large-conductance mechanosensitive channel protein MscL, translating to MFLKDFKEFAIKGNAIDLAVGVIIGGAFGKIVSSIVNDILMPVIGIFIGGINFSDLKFIIKPAQGNIPESAINYGNFIQAVVDFTIISFCIFLMVKAINQLRKKNEAPPADPVPTKEEILLTEIRDLLAKK from the coding sequence ATGTTTTTAAAAGATTTTAAAGAGTTTGCTATTAAAGGAAATGCTATTGATTTAGCTGTAGGTGTTATTATTGGTGGTGCATTTGGAAAAATAGTTAGTTCTATTGTTAATGATATTTTAATGCCTGTTATTGGAATATTTATAGGAGGAATAAATTTTAGTGATTTAAAATTTATTATTAAACCTGCTCAAGGAAATATTCCTGAATCTGCCATTAATTATGGTAACTTTATACAGGCAGTTGTAGATTTCACTATAATTTCTTTTTGTATATTTCTTATGGTTAAAGCAATCAATCAACTTCGTAAGAAAAATGAAGCTCCTCCTGCTGATCCTGTACCAACTAAAGAGGAAATTTTATTAACAGAAATTAGAGATCTTTTAGCAAAAAAATAA
- a CDS encoding M20 family metallopeptidase, which translates to MEKIVLELKERYTKIFHELKELNHYLFENPELGLKEFKARDKHCELLSKYGFFVEKEYCGVETAFLANYVGEKPGPRIAYLAEYDALPEIGHGCGHNILGVSSSAAGILLREYVNIYGGEVLVIGTPAEETDGAKVAMAKAGAFDNVDIAITVHPTSGDYHLRSTSSQAMEALEFTFKGKTSHAAGSPHLGINALDGVITLFNTINALRQQILTTDRVHGIITKGGEAANIIPDLAVANFYVRSRNKKELDILLEKVLNCAKAAALSSGTKLEIRNYETSFLDLITNKKLMKIYEESLKEIGIKEIKDSEESGSTDAGDVSHICPTIHPYMPLYKNVISHSKKFAQSTIEDGAYKGMEEAVLAMVLTGIKLLKDQRLIDSVKLEFEKK; encoded by the coding sequence ATGGAAAAAATTGTTTTAGAATTAAAAGAAAGATATACAAAAATTTTTCATGAATTAAAAGAATTAAACCATTATCTTTTTGAAAACCCCGAATTAGGTTTAAAAGAATTTAAAGCAAGAGATAAACATTGTGAACTATTAAGTAAATATGGATTTTTTGTTGAAAAGGAATATTGTGGAGTAGAAACAGCTTTTTTAGCTAATTATGTTGGAGAGAAACCAGGACCTAGAATTGCCTATTTAGCAGAATATGATGCATTACCAGAGATAGGTCATGGATGTGGACATAATATTTTAGGAGTAAGCAGTAGTGCAGCAGGAATATTATTAAGAGAATATGTAAATATCTATGGTGGTGAAGTTCTAGTTATTGGAACACCTGCTGAAGAAACAGATGGAGCAAAGGTAGCTATGGCAAAAGCCGGGGCTTTTGATAATGTTGATATAGCTATTACAGTTCATCCAACAAGTGGAGATTATCATTTAAGAAGTACTTCAAGTCAAGCGATGGAAGCTTTAGAGTTTACTTTTAAAGGAAAAACATCTCACGCCGCAGGATCACCTCACTTAGGAATAAATGCTTTAGATGGAGTTATAACTTTATTCAACACAATAAATGCTTTAAGACAACAAATTCTTACAACAGATAGAGTTCACGGAATTATAACTAAAGGTGGAGAAGCTGCAAATATTATTCCAGATTTAGCTGTAGCAAATTTTTATGTAAGATCTAGAAATAAAAAAGAATTGGATATTCTTTTAGAAAAAGTTTTAAACTGTGCTAAGGCAGCAGCATTATCTTCAGGAACAAAGTTGGAAATAAGAAATTATGAAACTAGTTTTTTAGATTTAATAACAAATAAAAAATTGATGAAAATATATGAAGAAAGTTTAAAAGAGATAGGAATAAAAGAAATCAAAGACTCAGAGGAAAGTGGTTCTACTGATGCAGGCGATGTAAGCCATATTTGTCCGACAATACATCCTTATATGCCATTATACAAAAACGTCATAAGTCATAGTAAAAAATTTGCTCAATCAACTATTGAGGATGGAGCTTATAAAGGTATGGAAGAAGCAGTATTGGCTATGGTACTAACTGGAATAAAATTACTAAAAGATCAAAGATTAATAGATAGTGTAAAGTTAGAGTTTGAAAAAAAATAA
- the eutH gene encoding ethanolamine utilization protein EutH, which produces MKVIFFVLTFFAVLGALDRCTGNKLGYGKRFQEGICVAGPLILAMLGILSISPLISKFAKPFVEKLYFLTGVDPSIYINSILATDMGGYFLAKDLAINQNLIDFSGIILGSMLGTVVIFTMPVAFGIIDSSSKEKFSKGILSGVATIPLGCLVGGLMMGINTTLIVYNLIPVIIFSGVICLGLLFFPEKTCKTFDKFGKLMTILITLGLILTIVETMFGYSIIEGLNPIDESMKVITRVTLTLSGAYPFLYFVEKYLKNILKKIGTLLGIDESGTAGFMASLVNSIPMFGIFDKMDDDSKIINSAFAVAGSYVFGGQLGFVAGVSPENVMPFIVAKLVAGFSAVYLAKVMFINKKERNKNFTLNKSFKIN; this is translated from the coding sequence TTGAAAGTTATATTTTTTGTTTTAACTTTTTTTGCGGTTTTGGGAGCTTTAGACCGATGTACAGGTAATAAATTAGGTTATGGAAAAAGATTCCAAGAAGGAATTTGTGTAGCAGGGCCACTTATATTAGCTATGTTAGGAATTTTATCCATAAGTCCATTGATATCTAAGTTTGCAAAACCATTTGTCGAAAAACTTTATTTTTTAACTGGTGTAGATCCTTCTATATACATAAATTCAATTTTAGCAACGGACATGGGTGGATATTTTTTAGCTAAAGATTTAGCAATAAATCAAAATTTAATTGATTTTTCAGGAATTATATTAGGTTCTATGCTTGGGACAGTTGTTATCTTTACAATGCCTGTGGCTTTTGGAATTATTGATTCTTCATCAAAAGAAAAATTTTCTAAAGGGATACTTAGTGGAGTAGCAACAATACCATTAGGATGTTTAGTCGGTGGATTGATGATGGGGATAAATACAACTTTAATAGTTTATAATTTGATTCCAGTAATAATATTTTCAGGAGTAATTTGTCTTGGGCTTTTATTTTTTCCAGAAAAAACATGTAAAACATTTGATAAATTTGGAAAGTTAATGACTATATTAATTACTTTAGGATTGATTTTGACAATTGTTGAAACAATGTTTGGATATTCTATAATTGAGGGGTTAAATCCGATTGATGAAAGTATGAAAGTCATAACAAGGGTAACTTTAACTTTAAGTGGTGCATATCCATTTTTATATTTTGTAGAAAAATATTTAAAAAATATATTAAAAAAAATTGGAACTTTATTAGGTATTGATGAAAGTGGTACAGCTGGATTTATGGCATCGTTAGTTAATAGTATTCCAATGTTTGGAATATTTGATAAAATGGATGATGATAGTAAAATAATTAATAGTGCATTTGCAGTTGCAGGTTCATATGTTTTTGGAGGACAATTAGGATTTGTTGCAGGAGTTTCTCCAGAAAATGTAATGCCGTTTATTGTTGCAAAGTTAGTGGCAGGATTTAGTGCTGTATATTTAGCTAAAGTAATGTTTATAAATAAAAAAGAAAGAAATAAAAATTTTACTTTAAATAAAAGTTTTAAAATAAACTAG
- a CDS encoding NAD(P)H-dependent flavin oxidoreductase produces the protein MRIGDLNIEVPIIQGGMGIRASMSRLASAVANQGGVGVISGTAIPADEFRDEIRKARKMIVEKGGALGVNIMVAASNFAEAVKVSIEEKVDMIICGAGFSRDIFETVKGTGVKIVPIVSSLKLAKIAEKLGADAIVVEGGNAGGHLGTEKDSWDIVEEIANGVSIPVFGAGGVITPEDAERMMSLGVAGVQMGSRFIATEECEVSQEFKEVYVKSKEGDVVQIMSSAGLPANAIVSPYVKRVINEEKLTPKKCTSCLKKCSRKFCVKDSLIKGHEGNSEEGIFFAGKDAWKINEILTVKEVFDLFKDKVVK, from the coding sequence TTGAGAATAGGAGACTTAAATATAGAGGTACCAATAATTCAAGGTGGAATGGGAATAAGAGCGTCAATGTCTAGATTAGCATCAGCAGTAGCTAATCAAGGTGGAGTAGGAGTAATATCTGGAACTGCAATTCCAGCAGATGAATTTCGTGATGAAATTAGAAAAGCTAGAAAGATGATTGTGGAAAAAGGTGGAGCTTTAGGAGTAAATATAATGGTTGCAGCTTCAAATTTTGCAGAGGCTGTAAAAGTGTCAATAGAAGAAAAAGTAGATATGATAATTTGTGGAGCAGGGTTTTCAAGGGATATATTTGAAACTGTAAAAGGAACTGGAGTAAAAATAGTTCCAATAGTTTCAAGTTTAAAACTAGCTAAAATAGCTGAAAAATTAGGTGCTGATGCAATTGTTGTAGAGGGAGGTAATGCAGGAGGTCACTTAGGAACAGAGAAGGACTCTTGGGATATTGTTGAAGAAATTGCTAATGGAGTATCGATACCAGTTTTTGGAGCAGGAGGAGTAATCACTCCAGAAGATGCAGAAAGAATGATGTCATTAGGTGTAGCAGGAGTTCAGATGGGAAGTAGATTTATTGCAACTGAAGAGTGTGAAGTAAGTCAAGAGTTTAAAGAGGTATATGTAAAATCAAAAGAGGGAGACGTAGTTCAAATAATGAGTTCTGCAGGTCTACCAGCTAATGCTATAGTATCACCATATGTAAAAAGAGTTATAAATGAAGAGAAGTTAACACCTAAAAAATGTACTTCTTGTTTAAAAAAATGTAGTAGAAAGTTTTGTGTAAAAGATAGTTTAATAAAAGGTCATGAAGGGAATTCTGAAGAAGGAATTTTCTTTGCAGGAAAAGATGCATGGAAAATTAATGAAATATTAACAGTAAAAGAAGTCTTTGATCTTTTTAAAGACAAAGTAGTAAAATAA
- a CDS encoding aminopeptidase, with protein sequence MLLKKENGWKKEGLEKAKIFEFCEEYKRSLDFGKTEREYVKYGLELAKKEGFVCASKKESLKAGDKVFYVNREKNLVLVVIGKEDITKGINYVVSHIDSPRIDLKQNPLYEELELAYMKTHYYGGIKKYQWASIPLSLHGVVILSNGEKKDIVIGEKDDDPVFTIPDLLPHLAAKYQGDRQTSEVIKGEELHIIVGSMPTSIKNAEVKELIKYKILEELNETYGMIEEDFISAEFQLVPAFKAKDIGLDRSLIGAYGQDDRVCGYTSLKAILDINGIPEKTAVCFLADKEETGSHGSTGLQSNYLEYFTSDLISKIKKEYTDLDLRKTLWNSNALSSDVNAAVDPIFKGVHEVQNAAKLNYGIVVTKFTGARGKSGTNDADAEYVWSIRNLLNSNNITWQIGELGRVDEGGGGTVAMFLAQVGIKTIDVGPALLAMHSPFEVSSKLDVYETYKTYRVFFEKMI encoded by the coding sequence ATGTTACTAAAAAAAGAAAATGGTTGGAAAAAAGAGGGGTTAGAAAAAGCTAAAATTTTTGAATTTTGTGAAGAGTACAAAAGATCATTAGATTTTGGTAAAACAGAAAGAGAATATGTTAAATATGGTTTAGAACTAGCTAAAAAAGAGGGGTTCGTTTGTGCTAGTAAAAAAGAGAGTTTAAAAGCAGGAGATAAAGTTTTCTATGTAAATAGAGAAAAGAATTTGGTACTTGTTGTAATTGGAAAAGAAGATATAACAAAGGGAATAAATTATGTTGTTTCACATATTGATTCTCCTAGAATTGATTTAAAACAGAATCCACTATATGAAGAGTTAGAATTGGCATATATGAAAACACATTACTATGGTGGAATAAAAAAATATCAGTGGGCATCGATTCCGTTATCATTACATGGAGTTGTAATTTTGAGTAACGGAGAGAAAAAAGATATTGTAATAGGAGAAAAAGATGATGATCCTGTATTTACAATTCCAGATTTATTACCTCATTTAGCTGCAAAATATCAAGGAGATAGACAAACATCAGAAGTAATAAAAGGAGAAGAACTTCATATAATTGTTGGTTCTATGCCAACATCAATAAAAAATGCGGAAGTTAAAGAATTAATAAAATATAAAATTTTAGAGGAATTAAACGAAACATATGGAATGATAGAAGAGGACTTTATTTCAGCAGAGTTTCAATTAGTACCTGCTTTTAAAGCTAAAGATATTGGATTGGATAGATCTTTAATTGGTGCTTATGGACAAGATGATAGAGTTTGTGGATACACTTCTTTAAAAGCAATTTTAGATATAAATGGAATTCCTGAAAAAACAGCAGTGTGTTTTTTAGCAGATAAAGAAGAAACAGGATCTCACGGATCAACTGGTTTACAATCAAATTACTTAGAGTATTTTACAAGTGATTTAATTAGTAAAATAAAAAAAGAATATACCGATTTAGATTTAAGAAAAACTCTTTGGAATTCTAATGCTCTTTCTTCAGATGTAAATGCAGCAGTAGATCCGATATTTAAAGGTGTACATGAAGTTCAAAATGCAGCAAAATTAAATTATGGTATAGTTGTAACAAAGTTTACTGGAGCCAGAGGAAAAAGTGGAACTAATGATGCTGATGCAGAGTATGTGTGGAGCATAAGAAATCTTTTAAATAGCAATAATATAACTTGGCAAATAGGAGAGTTAGGAAGAGTTGATGAAGGAGGGGGAGGAACTGTTGCAATGTTTTTAGCTCAAGTTGGAATAAAAACAATTGATGTAGGTCCAGCGCTTTTAGCTATGCATTCACCTTTCGAGGTTTCTTCTAAATTAGATGTTTATGAAACTTACAAAACTTATAGAGTATTTTTTGAAAAAATGATTTAA
- a CDS encoding gluconeogenesis factor YvcK family protein, whose amino-acid sequence MRNPKVVVIGGGSGLSVVLRGLKHFPIDITAIVSVADSGGSSGILKKEFNIPAPGDLRNVMIALSNVEPLIEEVFQYRFRENSSIGAHPLGNLLITAMTEITGDVQVAIRRLRKLFNINGKILPATLEKIELVAEKTSGGFVFGESDIPVLGEKIKRVFYDGKVNSPKENIKAIEEADLIVFSIGSLYTSIIPNLLLENMQEALKKSKAQKIYICNAMGQMGETENYSVADHIESINRHVGFDMIDKVIVNSVEIPEEIIDRYSAEGSTPVELDINRLKKMRVRVIKEPLIKIDIEKRVRHLSHKLAAVIYSQIDNLENFYDE is encoded by the coding sequence ATGAGAAATCCAAAAGTTGTAGTAATAGGAGGCGGAAGTGGTCTTTCAGTTGTACTAAGAGGACTGAAACATTTTCCAATAGATATAACAGCTATAGTTTCGGTAGCAGATAGTGGGGGAAGTAGTGGAATATTAAAAAAGGAATTTAATATTCCTGCACCAGGTGATTTAAGAAATGTAATGATAGCACTAAGTAATGTTGAACCTTTAATAGAAGAAGTTTTTCAATATAGATTTAGAGAAAATTCATCAATAGGAGCTCATCCACTTGGTAATCTATTGATAACAGCTATGACAGAAATAACTGGTGATGTTCAAGTGGCAATAAGAAGATTAAGAAAATTGTTTAATATAAATGGAAAAATTTTGCCAGCTACTCTTGAGAAAATAGAATTAGTTGCAGAGAAAACAAGTGGAGGATTTGTATTTGGAGAATCAGATATACCTGTTTTAGGAGAAAAAATTAAAAGAGTTTTTTATGATGGGAAAGTAAATAGTCCTAAAGAAAATATAAAGGCCATTGAAGAAGCAGATTTAATAGTTTTTTCAATAGGAAGTCTTTATACAAGTATAATTCCTAATTTACTTTTAGAAAATATGCAAGAAGCATTAAAAAAGTCAAAAGCTCAAAAAATATATATATGTAATGCTATGGGGCAGATGGGAGAAACAGAAAACTATAGTGTTGCTGATCATATAGAGTCAATAAATAGACACGTAGGTTTTGATATGATTGATAAAGTTATTGTTAATTCTGTTGAAATTCCAGAAGAAATTATAGATAGATATAGTGCTGAAGGAAGTACACCTGTTGAATTAGATATAAATAGATTAAAAAAAATGAGAGTAAGGGTTATTAAGGAACCTTTAATAAAAATAGATATAGAAAAAAGAGTTAGACATCTATCTCATAAGCTAGCGGCAGTAATTTATTCACAAATAGATAATCTAGAAAATTTTTATGATGAATAA
- a CDS encoding pyridoxal phosphate-dependent aminotransferase — MKNNHGANLHHLSETLGINQNQIIDFSSNINPFGLSPKGLKKLEENLTLASIYPDSDYTDLKASISEYCNCSPDNIILGSGATELICSSIRIIKPKNTLLLSPAYSEYENELKKINSNIYKFFYKKENNFNINIEEVISLIKKNNFDMIVICNPNNPTGTLIPIEDIEKLYLSFNKPIMIDETYIEFTNFSKTSAINLVDKYNKIIVIRGTSKFFSTPGIRLGYSIISKGEILETMKSIPNLWNINIFATIMGEAMFKDKDFIDMCHLKFKDNFTLLFEGLSKFKEFKVYPSQSNFILCEILSPNFNANNLYDFLAKRGIIIRKAESFDELNNNFFRVCVLTKENINFLLQEIYNFLQEY; from the coding sequence ATGAAAAATAATCATGGAGCAAATCTTCATCACTTGTCTGAAACACTTGGTATTAATCAAAATCAAATCATTGATTTTAGTTCTAACATAAATCCTTTTGGTTTAAGTCCTAAAGGACTAAAGAAACTAGAGGAAAATTTAACTTTGGCAAGTATTTACCCAGATTCTGACTATACAGATTTAAAAGCTAGTATATCTGAATATTGTAATTGTAGTCCTGATAATATAATTTTAGGGAGTGGAGCTACTGAACTTATTTGTTCAAGTATTCGAATTATAAAACCTAAAAATACTTTATTACTATCTCCTGCTTATTCAGAATATGAAAATGAATTGAAAAAAATAAATTCTAACATTTATAAATTTTTCTACAAAAAAGAAAATAACTTTAATATTAACATCGAAGAAGTTATATCTCTAATTAAAAAGAATAATTTTGATATGATTGTCATTTGTAATCCTAATAATCCTACAGGGACTCTTATTCCTATTGAAGATATTGAAAAACTTTATTTAAGTTTTAATAAACCAATTATGATTGACGAAACTTACATTGAATTTACAAATTTTTCAAAAACATCTGCTATTAATTTAGTTGATAAATACAATAAAATTATTGTTATAAGGGGAACATCAAAATTCTTTTCTACTCCTGGAATAAGACTAGGATACTCTATTATATCCAAAGGTGAAATTTTAGAAACAATGAAATCTATTCCTAACCTTTGGAATATAAATATTTTTGCCACTATTATGGGAGAGGCAATGTTCAAAGATAAAGACTTTATTGATATGTGCCATTTGAAATTTAAAGATAATTTCACTCTTCTATTTGAAGGACTATCGAAATTTAAAGAATTTAAAGTTTATCCTTCTCAAAGTAATTTCATTCTCTGTGAAATTTTATCACCTAATTTTAATGCTAATAATCTTTATGATTTCTTAGCAAAAAGAGGAATAATTATTAGAAAAGCTGAATCTTTTGATGAATTAAATAATAATTTTTTTAGAGTTTGCGTTTTAACAAAAGAAAATATAAATTTTTTGCTACAAGAAATTTATAATTTTTTACAAGAATATTAA
- a CDS encoding outer membrane protein OmpK yields MLKKFLLLGSIGLSTLSFAKYEPWNFTVLEGSLIKGNALPNGFGASEKDVIFEVQGTTRYNLLDLYWFVDRSNIFKNSSLSDKNGIDSNYTYGEISPRISLDGLTNTNLSIGPISEWFIATQFDFDNVHGKTDYGNQGLRKYYIGIGNYISIPEMKYLKFDYFKTNLYARYVEKNYGRNEKQWDGYLFNIAYGGTIYKFENGMKFGFSGWLDYDFGAKNTSGYNKQTHDSLQWQNQIRFYFTNNLSVSYTYQINNHFSQVNQNSSNQNNESFGIHYSIMF; encoded by the coding sequence ATGTTAAAAAAATTTTTACTTTTAGGTTCAATCGGTTTATCTACATTGAGCTTTGCTAAATATGAACCTTGGAATTTTACAGTTTTAGAAGGAAGCCTTATTAAAGGAAATGCTTTACCTAATGGTTTTGGAGCATCTGAAAAAGATGTTATTTTTGAAGTTCAAGGTACTACTAGATACAATCTTTTAGATTTATATTGGTTTGTTGATAGATCGAATATATTTAAAAATTCAAGTTTAAGTGATAAAAATGGAATAGATAGTAATTACACATATGGTGAAATTTCACCTAGAATTTCCCTTGATGGACTTACTAACACTAATCTTTCTATTGGACCTATATCAGAATGGTTTATTGCTACTCAATTTGATTTTGATAATGTCCACGGCAAGACCGACTATGGAAATCAAGGCCTTAGAAAATATTATATCGGTATAGGTAATTATATTTCTATCCCTGAAATGAAGTACTTAAAATTTGATTATTTTAAAACTAACTTATATGCTAGATATGTGGAAAAAAATTATGGCAGAAATGAAAAACAATGGGATGGTTATTTATTTAATATAGCTTATGGTGGTACAATATATAAATTTGAAAATGGAATGAAATTTGGATTTAGTGGTTGGTTAGACTATGATTTTGGAGCTAAAAATACTTCTGGTTATAATAAGCAAACACATGATTCACTTCAGTGGCAAAATCAAATTAGATTTTATTTTACTAATAATTTATCAGTTAGTTATACTTATCAAATTAATAACCATTTTTCTCAAGTTAATCAAAATAGTTCAAACCAAAATAATGAATCTTTTGGTATACACTATTCTATTATGTTTTAA
- a CDS encoding aminopeptidase P family protein codes for MFNKNVYISRRDKLKKLVKNGLIIIVGNSESPMSYSDNAYNFIQDSTFLYYFGLNSPDLIGVIDIENNQEYIFGKEFTIDDIIWMGQQKTFKERSLEVGIENFVELQNLEKLIENVKNNNVNIHFTNQYRVENALKLSKLLNVELSKINTDFSEELVKAIIEMRNIKEECEIMELEKATNVTREMHLTAMRNVKPGMKGYELVALLECEAKKYNATTSFHTICTTNGQILHNHFHGNEFKDGDIVLLDCGARLENGYCGDMTTVFPVSGKFDERQKDIYSLLIEMFEKAEECTKPRVTNKSVHLEVCKVLAKGLVKRGILKGEIDEIVKNGAHALFFPHGLGHMIGLDVHDMENFGEEKVGYDENTKRETQFGLKSLRMGKELKPGYVLTIEPGIYFIPELIEKWEKEGKFKEYINYEMVKTYLDFGGMRYEGDFLITENGSRRLGNKMPKYFNEVEKEIV; via the coding sequence ATGTTTAATAAAAATGTTTATATTTCTAGGAGAGATAAATTAAAAAAATTAGTGAAAAATGGTCTTATAATTATAGTTGGTAATTCGGAGTCGCCCATGTCATATTCAGACAATGCATATAATTTTATACAAGACTCTACATTTTTATATTACTTTGGTTTAAATTCTCCAGATTTAATAGGAGTTATTGATATAGAAAATAACCAAGAATATATTTTTGGAAAAGAGTTTACAATAGATGATATAATTTGGATGGGACAACAAAAAACTTTTAAAGAAAGATCTTTAGAAGTTGGAATAGAGAATTTTGTAGAGCTACAAAATTTAGAAAAATTAATAGAAAATGTAAAAAATAATAATGTAAATATTCATTTTACAAATCAATATAGAGTTGAAAATGCTTTAAAGTTATCTAAGTTATTAAATGTGGAATTGTCTAAAATAAATACTGATTTTTCAGAAGAATTAGTAAAAGCTATAATTGAAATGAGAAATATAAAAGAAGAGTGTGAAATTATGGAATTAGAAAAGGCAACAAATGTGACTAGAGAAATGCATTTAACAGCAATGAGAAATGTAAAACCAGGAATGAAAGGGTATGAGTTAGTTGCTCTATTAGAATGTGAAGCAAAAAAATATAATGCTACTACATCGTTTCATACTATTTGTACAACAAATGGTCAAATACTGCATAATCATTTTCATGGAAATGAATTTAAAGATGGTGACATAGTGCTACTTGATTGTGGAGCAAGATTAGAAAATGGTTACTGTGGAGATATGACAACGGTATTTCCAGTTTCAGGAAAATTCGATGAAAGACAAAAAGATATTTATTCTTTATTAATAGAAATGTTTGAAAAAGCAGAAGAATGCACAAAACCTAGAGTTACAAATAAATCTGTCCACTTAGAAGTTTGTAAAGTTTTAGCTAAAGGACTTGTAAAAAGAGGAATTCTTAAAGGAGAAATAGATGAGATTGTAAAAAATGGAGCTCATGCATTATTTTTCCCTCATGGGTTAGGTCATATGATAGGATTAGATGTTCATGATATGGAAAACTTTGGCGAAGAAAAAGTTGGTTATGATGAAAATACAAAAAGAGAAACTCAATTTGGCTTGAAATCATTGAGAATGGGAAAAGAATTAAAACCAGGGTATGTGTTAACGATTGAACCAGGAATTTATTTTATACCTGAATTAATTGAAAAGTGGGAAAAAGAAGGTAAATTTAAAGAGTATATAAATTATGAGATGGTTAAAACATATTTAGATTTTGGTGGAATGAGATATGAAGGAGACTTCTTAATTACAGAAAATGGAAGTAGAAGACTTGGAAATAAAATGCCAAAATATTTTAATGAAGTAGAAAAAGAAATAGTATAG